TAACAGATTCTTTTCATCTCCGAGAATTACTATAGAATCATTTATCATGATCTCTATAAACGGAAAAAATATTAAAAAGATTAAAATATTAAAATTTTAAAAAGATATCAATCTTAAAATATTGATCTGATCCTTTGATGTAATATAATACTGCTTCAGGGAGTAAACAGATCTTCTTCTTCTTGCAATATCTCAGCTTTTATTAATCACCTTTTATCAATCACTGCTCTGGCAGTCTCTCTTACACTCCTTTCAGAAGTATATTCAGGCTTCCATCCTATGGCTTTTAACTTTTCAATCCCAAGCCTCATTCTTGGAACATCTCCTTTCCAGCCTCTGCTTCCTCCGGTATATGTAAATTCCACATCCGAAAGCCCCATCTCTTCAACAACGATTTTCCCTATCTCTGTAGCGCTGATTGTATCCTCAGAGCCGATATTGAAGATATTTACTTCTTTTTTATTTTTTTCTATTGCAAAAAGGATCGCATTAACACATTCTGAGACATGTAGATAGGATTTTTCCTGTTTTCCGTCTCCCAGTATCTCAAGTTTGCGAGGATTTTCTTTAAGCTTTTTTATAAAATCAACAGTAATCCCGTGAGTGCTACGAGGCCCTACAATATTTGCAAAACGGAAAATCCACGCCTGCATATCGAAGGTATGGGAGTACGAGGTAATGAGGGCTTCACAGGCGAGCTTTGAAGCTCCATAAAGGGATATGGGGATAAGGGGGCCGTAGTTTTCCGGAGTAGGCATAATACTGGCTTCACCATAGACCGTGGACGTAGAAGTAAATGCAATCTTTTTTGCACTGCCTTTTCTCATAGCCTCCAGGAGATTATAGGTTGCCAGGATATTCTGGTCCAGATGGACTTTCGTGTCCGAAGCGCCAAGTTTTACATCAGGATTTGCAGCCACATGGTATACCATATCAGTATCCTTGCAGGCTTTT
This window of the Methanosarcina mazei S-6 genome carries:
- a CDS encoding NAD-dependent epimerase/dehydratase family protein, translated to MPAKKRVLVTGGAGFIGSNLVDRLLEKESEVIVFDNLSSGKMDFIENHLENPDFSFIKGDLLDPEAIEKACKDTDMVYHVAANPDVKLGASDTKVHLDQNILATYNLLEAMRKGSAKKIAFTSTSTVYGEASIMPTPENYGPLIPISLYGASKLACEALITSYSHTFDMQAWIFRFANIVGPRSTHGITVDFIKKLKENPRKLEILGDGKQEKSYLHVSECVNAILFAIEKNKKEVNIFNIGSEDTISATEIGKIVVEEMGLSDVEFTYTGGSRGWKGDVPRMRLGIEKLKAIGWKPEYTSERSVRETARAVIDKR